The following proteins are co-located in the Massilia litorea genome:
- the hslU gene encoding ATP-dependent protease ATPase subunit HslU produces the protein MNMTPLEIVSELDKHVVGQGKAKRAVAIALRNRWRRQQVQEPLRHEITPKNILMIGPTGVGKTEIARRLAKLADAPFIKIEATKFTEVGYVGRDVDTIIRDLIDIGVKQTRASEMKKVRQHAEDAAEDRIIDILVPPARDFGFNVSASAEAKEGDSTRQTFRKRLREGSLDDREVEIEVADAAPQMEIMAPPGMEEMTEQIKSMFAGVGGTRKKARKMKIKEAMKVLAEEEAARLINEDEMKQKAIHNVENNGIVFLDEIDKIATRSEHGGADVSRAGVQRDLLPLVEGTTVNTKYGMIKTDHILFIASGAFHLAKPSDLIPELQGRFPIRVELESLSIDDFKRILTSTDACLTTQYEALLGTEGVQLTFSEDGIHRLAEIAFSVNERTENIGARRLYTVMEKLLEEISFHASDTQDKQITIDAAYVNERLDMLSANEDLSRYVL, from the coding sequence ATGAACATGACCCCCCTTGAAATCGTCTCGGAACTGGACAAGCACGTCGTCGGCCAGGGTAAAGCCAAGCGCGCCGTCGCCATCGCCCTGCGCAACCGCTGGCGCCGCCAGCAGGTGCAGGAACCGCTGCGCCACGAGATCACCCCGAAAAACATCCTCATGATCGGCCCGACCGGCGTCGGCAAGACGGAAATCGCCCGCCGCCTGGCCAAGCTGGCCGATGCGCCTTTTATTAAAATCGAAGCGACGAAGTTCACGGAAGTGGGTTATGTCGGGCGCGATGTCGACACCATCATCCGCGACCTGATCGACATCGGCGTCAAGCAGACCCGCGCCAGCGAAATGAAAAAGGTGCGCCAGCACGCCGAAGACGCGGCCGAAGACCGCATCATCGACATCCTGGTGCCGCCGGCGCGCGACTTCGGCTTCAATGTCAGCGCCTCGGCCGAAGCGAAAGAAGGCGACAGCACGCGCCAGACGTTCAGAAAACGCCTGCGCGAGGGCTCGCTCGACGACCGCGAGGTCGAAATCGAGGTCGCCGACGCCGCGCCGCAGATGGAAATCATGGCCCCGCCCGGCATGGAAGAAATGACGGAACAGATCAAGTCGATGTTCGCCGGCGTCGGCGGCACGCGCAAGAAGGCGCGCAAGATGAAGATCAAGGAGGCGATGAAGGTCTTGGCCGAGGAAGAAGCGGCACGCCTGATCAACGAAGACGAGATGAAGCAAAAGGCGATCCACAACGTCGAGAACAACGGCATTGTGTTCCTCGATGAGATCGACAAGATCGCGACCCGTTCCGAGCACGGCGGCGCCGACGTTTCGCGCGCCGGCGTGCAGCGCGATCTGCTGCCGCTGGTCGAGGGCACCACCGTGAATACCAAGTACGGCATGATCAAGACCGACCACATCCTGTTCATCGCCTCGGGCGCGTTTCATCTTGCTAAACCGTCGGACCTGATCCCCGAGCTGCAGGGGCGCTTCCCGATCCGGGTCGAACTCGAATCGCTCTCGATCGACGACTTCAAACGCATTCTCACCAGCACCGATGCCTGCCTGACGACGCAGTACGAAGCCTTGCTCGGCACCGAAGGCGTGCAATTGACCTTCTCCGAGGACGGCATCCACCGCCTGGCCGAGATCGCGTTTTCCGTCAACGAGCGGACCGAGAACATCGGTGCGCGGCGCCTGTACACGGTGATGGAAAAGTTGCTCGAGGAAATTTCGTTCCACGCCAGCGATACGCAGGATAAACAGATCACGATCGACGCGGCCTATGTCAACGAACGGCTCGACATGCTGTCGGCCAACGAGGACCTGTCGCGCTACGTGCTGTAA
- the hslV gene encoding ATP-dependent protease subunit HslV, whose product MEQFHGTTIVSVRRGEKVALGGDGQVTLGNVVMKGSARKVRKLYQGKVLCGFAGATADAFTLLDRFEAKLEKHQGNLLRSSVELAKDWRTDRMLRKLEAMLLVADRETTLIITGNGDVLEPEDGIGAIGSGGIYAQSAAKALQENTDLPPGEVVKKALTIAGELCIYTNLSHIIETLD is encoded by the coding sequence ATGGAACAATTTCACGGCACCACCATTGTGAGCGTGCGCCGCGGCGAGAAGGTCGCATTGGGCGGCGACGGCCAGGTTACGCTGGGCAACGTCGTCATGAAGGGTTCGGCACGCAAGGTGCGCAAGCTCTACCAAGGTAAAGTCCTGTGCGGCTTCGCCGGCGCCACCGCCGACGCGTTCACCCTGCTCGACCGCTTCGAGGCGAAGCTCGAGAAGCACCAGGGCAACCTGCTGCGCTCCTCGGTCGAACTGGCCAAGGACTGGCGTACCGACCGCATGCTGCGCAAGCTGGAGGCGATGCTGCTGGTGGCTGACAGGGAAACGACCCTGATCATCACCGGCAACGGCGACGTGCTCGAGCCCGAGGACGGCATCGGCGCGATCGGTTCCGGCGGCATCTATGCCCAGTCGGCAGCGAAAGCCTTGCAGGAAAACACCGACCTGCCGCCAGGCGAAGTCGTCAAAAAGGCGCTGACCATCGCCGGCGAGCTGTGCATCTACACCAATTTGTCCCACATCATCGAAACGCTGGACTGA
- a CDS encoding helix-turn-helix domain-containing protein, with product MSSPELIVDVLRAELRAANLTYKTLAERIDMSESSVKRMFGQKDMPLSRLAQICQATGIAFEDVLRRAADSRPQPDALTLPQETSLVAKPRLLLVAICCLGYWSMEQIVETYRLTEAECIGCLAELDRLGLIELRPLNRYTLRVSNAFHWLPDGPVQHYFREQIVPDYFAGRFDGAGETLMCLPARLSPASAAELAQKIHQLAGELTRLHRHDRRLPAQEREGMTLLVGFRSWEFAAFTALRR from the coding sequence ATGAGCTCACCCGAGCTGATCGTCGACGTGCTGCGCGCCGAACTGCGCGCGGCCAATCTCACCTATAAAACCCTGGCCGAACGCATCGACATGAGCGAGTCGAGCGTCAAGCGGATGTTTGGCCAGAAAGACATGCCGCTGTCGCGCCTGGCGCAGATTTGCCAGGCCACCGGCATCGCCTTCGAGGATGTGCTGCGCCGCGCGGCCGATAGCCGCCCCCAGCCCGACGCCCTGACCCTGCCCCAGGAAACCTCGCTCGTCGCCAAGCCGAGATTGCTGCTGGTGGCGATCTGCTGCCTCGGCTACTGGAGCATGGAGCAGATCGTCGAGACCTATCGCCTGACTGAGGCGGAGTGCATCGGCTGCCTGGCCGAACTCGACCGGCTCGGCCTGATCGAACTGCGCCCGCTGAACCGCTACACGCTGCGCGTCTCGAACGCGTTTCACTGGCTGCCGGACGGACCGGTCCAACATTATTTTCGGGAACAGATCGTGCCGGATTATTTTGCGGGACGCTTCGACGGCGCCGGCGAGACATTGATGTGCTTGCCGGCGCGGCTGTCGCCGGCCAGCGCGGCCGAGCTGGCACAGAAGATCCACCAGTTGGCCGGGGAGTTGACGCGCCTGCACCGGCACGACCGGCGCCTGCCGGCGCAGGAAAGAGAGGGGATGACCTTGCTGGTCGGGTTCAGATCGTGGGAATTTGCCGCGTTTACGGCCTTGCGGCGCTAG
- the gspF gene encoding type II secretion system inner membrane protein GspF — MPAFRYEAVDAGGATRKGVVNADSPRAARADLRVQGLTPLSVEAIAAQVDASGVTRSRGFGERLSTVELALFTRQMASLLEAGLPLEQAFTALLEQAEKPYLRDLIASIRAEVMGGISFSDALSHHPRDFDQIYRGLVSSGEQIGQLARVLSRLADYIERRNALVQKVRLAFTYPAIVTVVAFAIVIFLLTYVVPQIVSVFANTKQKLPLLTVMMLGVSNFMRAWGILLGLALVAAWFAWRRALQNPVLKRRWHTWLLTAPVYGKFERSLNTARFASTLAITTGSGVPILRALDTSRDTLSNVAMRELVEQATASVREGISLARALSVQKHFPPMLVHMIRAGEITGELPAMLERAANSQQADLERRTLTIAGLLEPVLILAMGLVVLLIVLAVLMPIIEINQLVR; from the coding sequence ATGCCGGCATTCCGTTACGAAGCCGTCGATGCGGGCGGCGCCACGCGCAAGGGCGTGGTCAATGCCGACAGCCCGCGCGCGGCACGCGCCGACCTGCGCGTGCAGGGCCTCACGCCTTTGAGCGTCGAGGCGATCGCCGCCCAGGTCGACGCCAGCGGCGTCACCCGTTCGCGCGGCTTCGGCGAACGTCTTTCCACGGTCGAACTGGCGCTGTTTACGCGCCAGATGGCCAGCTTGCTGGAAGCGGGCTTGCCGCTGGAACAAGCGTTCACGGCCCTGCTCGAACAGGCCGAAAAGCCGTATCTGCGCGACCTGATCGCTTCCATCCGCGCCGAAGTCATGGGCGGCATTTCGTTTTCGGATGCGCTGTCGCATCACCCGCGTGATTTCGACCAGATCTACCGCGGGCTGGTGTCCTCGGGCGAACAGATCGGCCAGCTGGCGCGGGTACTCTCGCGCCTGGCCGACTACATCGAGCGCCGCAACGCGCTGGTGCAGAAGGTGCGCCTGGCGTTCACCTATCCGGCCATCGTTACCGTCGTCGCCTTCGCCATCGTCATCTTCCTGCTGACCTATGTGGTGCCGCAGATCGTGTCCGTGTTTGCCAACACCAAGCAGAAGCTGCCGCTGCTGACCGTCATGATGCTGGGCGTATCGAACTTCATGCGCGCCTGGGGCATCCTGCTCGGCCTGGCACTGGTGGCCGCCTGGTTCGCCTGGCGCCGGGCGCTGCAAAATCCGGTGCTGAAGCGGCGCTGGCATACCTGGCTGCTGACCGCGCCCGTGTACGGCAAGTTCGAGAGAAGCCTGAACACGGCGCGCTTTGCCAGCACGCTGGCGATCACGACCGGCTCCGGGGTGCCGATCCTGCGCGCGCTCGATACCAGCCGCGACACCCTGTCGAACGTCGCCATGCGCGAGCTGGTCGAACAGGCCACCGCCAGCGTGCGCGAGGGTATCAGCCTGGCGCGGGCGCTGTCCGTCCAAAAACATTTTCCACCGATGCTGGTGCACATGATCCGTGCCGGAGAAATTACCGGCGAGTTGCCGGCGATGCTGGAGCGGGCGGCCAATTCGCAGCAGGCCGACCTCGAACGCCGCACGCTGACCATCGCCGGCCTGCTCGAACCGGTGCTGATCCTGGCCATGGGCCTGGTGGTGCTCTTGATCGTGCTGGCGGTCCTGATGCCGATCATTGAAATCAACCAGCTGGTGCGCTAA
- the gspE gene encoding type II secretion system ATPase GspE, translating into MTNLLPYAFARDHGVLARTGDDASQSVEVLISNSTPPAAIAEVSRRFGRIALRRLERSELDDAIAAAYAAAGGDANQVSEEFDADLDLTRLLQDVPAIEDLLESSDDAPVIRMINALLTQSLREGASDIHIEPFEQTSVVRFRIDGALRDIVRPRKGIHASLISRIKIMSQLDIAEKRLPQDGRITLRVGGKPVDVRVSTLPTGHGERAVLRLLDKEAGRLDLSHLGMSPDLLPQFDKLINQPHGIVLVTGPTGSGKTTTLYAALSRLNASTTNIMTVEDPIEYDLSGVGQTQVNARIDMTFAKALRAILRQDPDVIMIGEIRDLETAQIAVQASLTGHLVLATLHTNDAAAAVTRLLDMGIEPFLLSSSLLGVMAQRLVRKLCTHCKKSDGVLWHAVGCERCGHTGYHGRVGVYELLETNEGIRAQIHNQASEAEIRAAAQKSGMRTMREDGERWLRDGTTTQAELLRVTKD; encoded by the coding sequence ATGACCAACCTGTTGCCTTACGCCTTCGCCCGCGACCACGGGGTGCTGGCGCGCACCGGCGATGATGCGAGCCAGAGCGTGGAAGTGCTCATTTCAAACAGCACGCCGCCGGCCGCCATCGCCGAGGTCTCGCGCCGTTTCGGCCGCATCGCCCTGCGCCGCCTCGAGCGAAGCGAGCTCGACGACGCCATCGCCGCCGCCTACGCCGCCGCCGGCGGCGACGCCAACCAGGTCTCCGAGGAGTTCGACGCCGACCTCGACCTGACGCGCCTGCTGCAGGACGTGCCGGCCATCGAAGACCTGCTCGAATCGTCCGACGACGCGCCGGTGATCCGCATGATCAACGCCTTGCTCACGCAATCGCTGCGCGAAGGCGCGTCCGATATCCACATCGAACCTTTCGAGCAGACCTCGGTCGTCCGTTTCCGCATCGATGGCGCCCTGCGCGACATCGTGCGTCCGCGCAAGGGGATCCACGCTTCCCTGATCTCGCGTATCAAGATCATGTCGCAGCTCGACATCGCCGAAAAACGCCTGCCCCAGGATGGCCGCATCACGCTGCGCGTGGGCGGCAAACCGGTCGACGTGCGGGTCTCGACCTTACCGACCGGCCACGGCGAGCGCGCCGTGCTGCGTCTGCTCGACAAGGAAGCGGGGCGGCTCGACTTGTCGCACCTGGGCATGAGCCCGGACCTGCTGCCGCAGTTCGACAAATTGATCAACCAGCCGCACGGCATCGTGCTCGTCACGGGGCCGACCGGTTCCGGCAAGACGACGACCTTGTATGCGGCGCTGTCGCGCCTGAACGCCTCGACCACCAACATCATGACGGTGGAAGACCCGATCGAGTACGACCTCTCCGGCGTCGGCCAGACGCAAGTCAATGCCCGCATCGACATGACCTTCGCAAAAGCCCTGCGCGCGATCCTGCGCCAGGACCCGGACGTGATCATGATCGGCGAGATCCGCGACCTGGAAACGGCGCAGATCGCGGTCCAGGCCTCATTGACCGGCCACCTGGTGCTGGCGACCCTGCACACCAACGATGCCGCCGCCGCCGTCACCCGCTTACTCGACATGGGGATCGAACCGTTCCTGCTGTCGTCCTCGCTGCTGGGCGTGATGGCCCAGCGCCTGGTCCGTAAACTGTGCACGCACTGTAAAAAAAGCGATGGCGTGCTCTGGCATGCGGTCGGTTGCGAGCGCTGCGGCCACACGGGCTACCACGGCCGGGTCGGCGTCTACGAATTGCTGGAGACGAACGAGGGCATCCGCGCCCAGATCCACAACCAGGCCTCGGAAGCGGAAATCCGCGCGGCAGCCCAGAAGAGCGGCATGCGCACCATGCGCGAAGACGGCGAACGCTGGCTGCGTGACGGCACCACGACGCAGGCCGAGCTGCTGCGCGTAACCAAGGATTAG
- a CDS encoding type II secretion system protein N, with translation MKRLPLLFTLLALIFLAVSATYWGMQLYKPVQRPIAAAPVASVPEPSPDAAATLFGGQPVANVATNYQLTGIVAAGRDSVAIIVADGQPPKALKVGHELNPGVSISEVHPRYIMLSEGGVMKRIDLAADTKPAIALSGGAASPLPVPPQMGRPTLAPAGALPASEPQTAPGAVQSPPPQGEVNPVVPQGQEPPQEGPPADVAPPPNQPQMPPPTRSVGSPVSGTNPVR, from the coding sequence ATGAAGCGTCTGCCTCTCTTATTTACCCTGCTTGCCCTGATCTTCCTGGCCGTGTCGGCCACCTACTGGGGCATGCAGCTGTACAAGCCGGTACAAAGGCCGATCGCCGCGGCGCCGGTCGCCAGTGTGCCGGAACCCTCGCCCGATGCCGCCGCCACGCTGTTCGGCGGCCAGCCGGTCGCGAACGTCGCCACCAATTACCAGCTGACCGGCATCGTCGCCGCCGGGCGCGACAGTGTTGCGATCATCGTGGCCGACGGCCAGCCGCCGAAAGCCCTGAAGGTCGGCCATGAACTCAATCCAGGCGTCAGCATCAGCGAAGTGCACCCGCGCTACATCATGCTGTCCGAAGGCGGCGTCATGAAACGCATCGACCTGGCGGCCGACACCAAGCCGGCCATCGCGCTGTCGGGCGGCGCCGCGTCGCCGCTGCCCGTGCCGCCGCAAATGGGCCGTCCGACGCTGGCCCCGGCCGGCGCCTTGCCGGCAAGCGAGCCGCAAACGGCGCCCGGCGCCGTGCAGAGCCCGCCACCACAGGGCGAAGTCAATCCGGTCGTGCCGCAAGGGCAGGAACCGCCGCAGGAAGGCCCGCCCGCCGACGTCGCCCCGCCGCCGAACCAGCCGCAAATGCCGCCGCCGACCCGTTCGGTAGGCAGCCCGGTCAGCGGAACCAACCCGGTACGTTAA